A genome region from Hevea brasiliensis isolate MT/VB/25A 57/8 chromosome 9, ASM3005281v1, whole genome shotgun sequence includes the following:
- the LOC110665100 gene encoding uncharacterized protein LOC110665100, with protein MRTSKEEICLEDYLHFFHSRKQFDFTVNFLKQIIAMHGFRKIIKGPKKELTEAIETIDLLNLSRSTLGDNGVSSCAFINLEDVVSDLNDLNWQDCCVTSIQTLNSSKHNFSSNLHATDTADHSLSLSSKTSADGYGADGVAVAAGSSANGGSTTGRGTSKLGRKRKRGGSDFGSTTSGLPAFGSG; from the exons ATGAGAACTTCGAAGGAGGAAATCTGTCTCGAAGATTATCTCCATTTCTTTCACTCCCGCAAGCAGTTCGATTTTACTGTAAATTTTCTCAAGCag atcattGCCATGCACGGCTTCAGGAAAATCATTAAAGGCCCTAAG AAGGAGTTAACCGAAGCCATCGAAACAATTGACCTGCTCAATCTCTCGCGCTCCACTTTGGGAGACAATGGCGTTTCCTCATGCGCGTTCATCAATCTCGAGGATGTAGTATCAGACCTGAACGACCTCAATTGGCAAGATTGCTGCGTCACTTCCATCCAAACCCTAAACTCCTCCAAACACAACTTCTCTTCAAATCTTCATGCCACCGATACCGCTGATCACTCTCTCAGCCTCAGTTCGAAAACGTCAGCTGACGGTTATGGAGCTGACGGAGTTGCTGTTGCCGCAGGCTCTTCAGCGAATGGTGGTTCCACGACTGGCAGAGGCACCTCGAAGTTGGGCCGCAAGAGGAAGAGAGGCGGCAGCGATTTTGGATCTACAACTTCGGGTCTTCCGGCGTTTGGATCCGGTTGA
- the LOC131183138 gene encoding uncharacterized protein LOC131183138, whose translation MTKGNAEYMRKIFEGLEEVDFTPDDHISWNSCLRIRAVINVNKPLYEGFANKRPHGSLERFKFRPGKRQEFGRWRRAEIFPLKNQFSGEESWGEKNNTTNLLRYPTPLRKEHGIPFIFFYFH comes from the exons ATGACGAAGGGGAACGCTGAGTACATGAGAAAAATTTTTGAAGGTCTGGAGGAAGTGGATTTCACTCCTGATGATCATATATCATGGAATAGCTGCCTGCGAATTCGAGCAGTCATCAACGTAAACAAACCCCTTTATGAAGGCTTTGCAAATAAAAGACCTCATGGGTCTTTGGAGAGATTCAAATTCAG GCCAGGTAAGAGGCAAGAGTTCGGCCGATGGAGGAGGGCAGAAATTTTCCCACTGAAGAATCAATTTAGTGGTGAAGAATCATGGGGGGAGAAAAACAACACTACCAATCTTCTCAGATACCCTACTCCTTTGAGGAAGGAGCATGGGATAccattcattttcttttatttccatTAG
- the LOC110665035 gene encoding phosphoenolpyruvate carboxylase 2 yields MAARNLEKMASIDAQLRLLAPRKVSADDKLVEYDALLLDRFLDILQDLHGEDIRETVQDCYELSAEYEGKHDPQKLEELGKVITSLDPGDSIVVTKSFSHMLNLANLAEEVQIAYRRRIKLKKGDFTEENSATTESDIEETLKRLVMQLKKSPEEVFDALKNQTVDLVLTAHPTQSVRRSLLQKHARIRNCLTQLYAKDITPDDKQELDEALQREIQAAFRTDEIRRTPPTPQDEMRAGMSYFHETIWKGVPKFLRRVDTALKNLGINECVPYNAPLIQFSSWMGGDRDGNPRVTPEVTRDVCLLARLMAANLYFSQIEDLMFELSMWRCNDELRVRADELHRSSRKDAKHYIEFWKQIPPSEPYRVILGDVRDKLYNTRERSRQLLANGISDIPEKAAFTNVEQFLEPLELCYRSLCACGDRPIADGSLLDFLRQVSTFGLSLVRLDIRQESDRHTDVLDSITKHLGIGSYREWSEECRQEWLLSELRGKRPLFGSDLPKTEEIADVLDTFHVIAELPPDNFGAYIISMATAPSDVLAVELLQRECHVKQPLRVVPLFEKLSDLEAAPAAVSRLFSIDWYRNRINGKQEVMIGYSDSGKDAGRLSAAWQLYKAQEELVKVAKKYGVKLTMFHGRGGTVGRGGGPTHLAILSQPPDTIHGSLRVTVQGEVIEQSFGEEHLCFRTLQRFTAATLEHGMHPPVSPKPEWRTLMDEMAIIATKEYRSIVFQEPRFVEYFRLATPELEYGRMNIGSRPSKRKPSGGIESLRAIPWIFAWTQTRFHLPVWLGFGAAFKHAIEKDVKNLQMLQEMYNQWPFFRVTIDLVEMVFAKGDPGIAALYDELLVSKELWPLGERLRVNFEETKRLLLQIAGHKNLLEADPYLKQRLRLRDAYITTLNVCQAYTLKRIRDPDYHVTVRPHLSKEYMESKPAAELVKLNPTSEYAPGLEDTLILTMKGIAAGMQNTG; encoded by the exons ATGGCTGCTAGGAATTTGGAGAAGATGGCATCAATAGATGCGCAGCTCAGGCTATTGGCACCTCGCAAAGTTTCCGCGGATGACAAGTTAGTGGAGTATGATGCTCTGTTATTGGACCGTTTTCTTGATATCTTGCAGGATTTGCATGGGGAGGATATCCGAGAAACG GTTCAAGATTGTTATGAACTTTCTGCTGAGTATGAAGGGAAGCATGACCCTCAAAAGTTGGAGGAACTTGGGAAAGTGATAACGAGTTTGGATCCTGGGGATTCAATTGTTGTTACAAAATCGTTTTCTCACATGCTTAACTTGGCCAACCTGGCTGAGGAAGTTCAAATTGCATACAGGCGaaggattaaattaaagaagGGAGATTTTACTGAAGAGAACTCAGCAACAACAGAATCAGACATTGAAGAAACCCTCAAGAGGCTTGTGATGCAATTGAAGAAGTCCCCAGAAGAAGTTTTTGATGCTTTGAAGAACCAGACTGTGGATTTAGTCTTAACTGCACATCCCACTCAATCTGTTCGTAGATCTTTGCTTCAAAAGCATGCAAG GATACGGAATTGTTTGACCCAGTTGTATGCTAAGGACATTACTCCAGATGATAAGCAGGAACTTGATGAGGCTTTACAAAGGGAG ATCCAAGCTGCATTCCGCACAGATGAGATCCGAAGGACTCCTCCAACTCCACAGGATGAGATGAGAGCTGGAATGAGCTACTTCCATGAGACAATTTGGAAGGGTGTCCCAAAGTTCTTGCGCCGTGTTGACACAGCTTTGAAGAATCTTGGGATAAATGAATGTGTCCCTTATAATGCACCTCTCATCCAATTCTCTTCTTGGATGGGTGGTGATCGTGATG GAAATCCTCGAGTAACTCCTGAAGTTACAAGGGATGTTTGCTTACTGGCCAGATTGATGGCTGCGAACTTATATTTCTCACAAATAGAGGATCTTATGTTTGAG CTGTCAATGTGGCGGTGTAATGATGAACTTCGTGTTCGTGCAGATGAGCTTCATAGGTCTTCAAGGAAAGATGCAAAACACTACATAG AATTTTGGAAACAGATTCCTCCTAGTGAACCTTATCGAGTTATTCTTGGTGATGTGAGGGACAAGCTTTATAATACGCGTGAACGCTCTCGTCAGTTATTAGCCAATGGGATTTCTGACATTCCTGAGAAAGCAGCTTTTACCAATGTTGAACAG TTCTTGGAGCCTCTTGAACTCTGTTACAGATCACTCTGTGCTTGTGGAGATCGACCAATTGCAGATGGAAGCCTTCTTGATTTCCTACGGCAAGTTTCTACCTTCGGGCTTTCACTTGTAAGACTTGACATCCGACAGGAATCTGATAGGCACACTGATGTTCTTGATTCTATTACAAAGCATTTGGGGATTGGATCTTATCGAGAATGGTCTGAGGAATGCAGGCAGGAATGGCTCTTATCTGAGCTCAGAGGCAAGCGTCCTCTTTTTGGTTCTGATCTTCCTAAAACAGAAGAAATTGCTGATGTATTAGACACATTTCATGTCATTGCTGAACTTCCTCCAGACAACTTTGGTGCCTATATAATTTCAATGGCTACAGCGCCATCTGATGTACTTGCTGTTGAGCTTTTACAGCGGGAATGTCATGTTAAGCAGCCACTGAGGGTTGTTCCATTGTTTGAAAAGCTTTCTGATCTTGAAGCTGCTCCTGCTGCTGTTTCTCGTCTTTTCTCAATAGATTGGTACAGAAACCGAATCAACGGGAAGCAAGAAGTCATGATAGGGTACTCGGATTCTGGGAAGGATGCTGGGCGTCTCTCTGCTGCTTGGCAGTTATATAAAGCTCAAGAAGAGCTTGTGAAGGTGGCAAAGAAGTATGGGGTAAAGCTAACAATGTTCCATGGCCGAGGAGGGACAGTTGGAAGAGGAGGAGGACCCACTCATCTTGCAATCTTATCTCAACCACCTGACACCATTCATGGATCACTTCGTGTGACAGTTCAAGGTGAAGTTATTGAGCAGTCTTTTGGGGAAGAACACTTGTGTTTCAGAACTCTTCAGCGTTTTACAGCAGCCACACTGGAGCATGGAATGCATCCCCCAGTCTCACCAAAGCCAGAATGGCGCACACTGATGGACGAGATGGCAATTATTGCCACTAAGGAATACCGTTCCATAGTCTTTCAAGAACCCCGTTTTGTTGAATACTTTCGCCTT GCAACGCCAGAGTTGGAGTATGGTCGGATGAACATTGGAAGTAGACCATCTAAAAGGAAGCCAAGTGGTGGGATTGAATCCCTCCGAGCAATTCCTTGGATCTTTGCGTGGACCCAGACAAGGTTTCATCTACCTGTTTGGCTTGGCTTTGGGGCAGCATTTAAGCACGCCATTGAGAAGGATGTAAAGAATCTTCAAATGCTACAGGAGATGTACAATCAATGGCCCTTCTTTAGGGTCACAATTGACTTGGTCGAGATGGTGTTTGCCAAGGGTGATCCAGGAATTGCTGCGTTATATGACGAGCTTCTAGTATCCAAAGAATTGTGGCCACTTGGAGAGCGCTTGAGAGTGAACTTTGAAGAAACCAAGCGCCTTCTCCTACAG ATTGCTGGTCATAAAAATCTTCTTGAAGCAGACCCATACTTGAAGCAAAGACTTCGACTTCGTGATGCCTATATCACAACCCTGAATGTCTGCCAAGCTTACACTCTGAAGCGGATTCGTGATCCTGACTACCATGTAACGGTCAGGCCACACTTGTCAAAAGAATACATGGAATCAAAACCAGCTGCAGAGCTTGTCAAGCTTAACCCTACGAGTGAGTATGCTCCTGGCCTGGAAGACACCCTCATTTTGACCATGAAGGGTATTGCTGCTGGCATGCAAAACACTGGTTAA